The following DNA comes from Hyphococcus flavus.
CGGTCATTATCTTTCCTTCCTACATCCTGAACACGCCGAAGCGCGTTGGTTCGACGGGCGCATTGAGCGATGCGGAAATGCAAAGGCCTAAAACGTCGCGCGTCTGCGCCGGGTCGATGATGCCGTCATCCCACAGACGTGCGGAAGAATAATAGGGCGAGCCCTGTTCTTCATAGCCGGCGCGGATCTTGTTTTTGAATTCTTCCTCTTGATCGGCCGACCATGTCTCGCCTTCGCGCAGGCCGTCGCGGCGCACGGTGGCGAGAACGCTCGCCGCCTGTTCGCCGCCCATGACGGAGATGCGCGCATTCGGCCACATGAACATGAAGCGCGGACCATAAGCGCGCCCGCACATGCCGTAATTGCCCGCGCCATAGGATCCGCCGACGACGACAGTGAATTTCGGCACGCCTGCGGTGGCGACGGCGGTGACGAGTTTCGCGCCGTCTTTCGCAATGCCGCCTTCTTCCGCCGCGCGCCCAACCATGAAGCCGGTGATGTTCTGTAAGAAAATCAGCGGGATTTTCCGCTGACAACACAGTTCAATGAAATGCGCGCCTTTTTTGGCGCTCTCTGAAAACAAAATGCCGTTATTCGCAATGACGCCCACGGGAAAGCCGTGCAGCCGGGCAAAACCCGTCACGAGCGTCGAGCCGTAAAGCGGTTTGAATTCGTCGAAGTCGGACCCGTCGACAATGCGCGCAATGATTTCGCGCGCGTCATAGGGCTTGCGCGCATCGGCCTCGACAACGCCATAAAGTTCTTCCGGGTCGTAAGCGGGCGGCGCCGGTTCCGCCACCGTCACTTCGCCCTGTTTCACCCAGTTGAGCCGGCCGACAATGTTGCGCGCAAGGCCCAGCGCATGATCGTCATCTTCCGCCAGATGATCAGCGACGCCGGAAATGCGCGTGTGTGTATCGCCGCCGCCGAGGTCTTCGGCTGAAACAACTTCTCCGGTGGCGGCTTTCACGAGCGGCGGGCCGCCGAGAAAAATCGTACCCTGTTTTTTGACGATCACTGCTTCGTCAGACATTGCAGGAACGTATGCGCCGCCGGCGGTGCAGCTCCCATGCACAACCGCTATCTGCGGAATGCCGCGCGCAGACAAATTCGCCTGATTATAAAAAATGCGGCCGAAATCATCCTTATCCGGAAAAACCTCATCCTGCATGGGCAGGAATGCGCCGCCCGATTCGACGAGATAAATGCAAGGCAGCCTGTTTTCGAGGGCGATTTCCTGCGCGCGCAAATGTTTTTTCACCGTCATCGGGTGATAGGTGCCGCCTTTCACCGTCGGGTCGTTGGCGACGATCATGCATTCAACGCCGGCGATGCGGCCGATGCCGGCGACAACGCCGGCGCTCATCACGTCGCCCGAATACATTTCCCACGCGGCGAATTGGCCGATTTCGAGAAACGGCGCACCGGCATCCAACAGGCGCGAGACGCGCTCGCGCGCAAGCAGCTTGCCGCGTTGCTTGTGGCGTTCAGCGTAGCGGGCCCCGCCGCCTTCGGCCACGCGGTCGATATTGGCGTGTAACTCGTCCACCAGCTTGCGCATGGCGGCGGCGTTGGCCGCGAAGCTTTCAGATCGCGGGTCGATCTTGGATTGAATGACAGACATGTCCGGCAGCGTTTCCCTTTTGTTTTGAACGGTCTATCAAAGGGCCTCGGGAAAGGGAACAGGAGCGATGACGCTAGAGGTAAAGCCCAGCGGCGAAGCGTGCGGCGCGACCGTCACCGGGATTGATCTGACAACACCGCTCACGCCTGAGACCGTCGCAGAAATCCGTTCGGCCTGGTTGGCGCATCATGTCCTGGCGTTTCCCGATCAGGCCATGAACGATGACGACCTGGAGCGGTTTACACTCTATTTCGGCCCCTTTGGAGACGATCCGTTCATCGCGTCAATTCCC
Coding sequences within:
- a CDS encoding carboxyl transferase domain-containing protein, whose translation is MSVIQSKIDPRSESFAANAAAMRKLVDELHANIDRVAEGGGARYAERHKQRGKLLARERVSRLLDAGAPFLEIGQFAAWEMYSGDVMSAGVVAGIGRIAGVECMIVANDPTVKGGTYHPMTVKKHLRAQEIALENRLPCIYLVESGGAFLPMQDEVFPDKDDFGRIFYNQANLSARGIPQIAVVHGSCTAGGAYVPAMSDEAVIVKKQGTIFLGGPPLVKAATGEVVSAEDLGGGDTHTRISGVADHLAEDDDHALGLARNIVGRLNWVKQGEVTVAEPAPPAYDPEELYGVVEADARKPYDAREIIARIVDGSDFDEFKPLYGSTLVTGFARLHGFPVGVIANNGILFSESAKKGAHFIELCCQRKIPLIFLQNITGFMVGRAAEEGGIAKDGAKLVTAVATAGVPKFTVVVGGSYGAGNYGMCGRAYGPRFMFMWPNARISVMGGEQAASVLATVRRDGLREGETWSADQEEEFKNKIRAGYEEQGSPYYSSARLWDDGIIDPAQTRDVLGLCISASLNAPVEPTRFGVFRM